Genomic window (bacterium):
GCCAAACCAGTGATGTGCGGTGATGTACCCGGGATTCAGTTCGAGCGCCTTTCGAAATGATTCCTCGGCCCCTTTCCAGTTCCAATCGTAGCGATACTTCACAGTTGCCAGCGAGGTGTGAGCTTCAGCAAGACTCGGATCGAGTTCCAAAGCTTTCACTGCTTCCTCTTTCGCTTTTGTGTACGCTTCGCGAGATGGAAAATAACCGTAGCCACCCATGAAAGAGTAAGCGTCCGCGAGTCCTGCGTACGCAAGCGCAAATTTCGGATCCAGATGAATTGCATCGTCGAAAGAATCGATGGATTTGCGAAATCCATCCAGAGTCCGCTTATTCCAAAAATATCGACCCTTCAAGTAAAGTTGATATGCTTCAGTATTTTCAGTTGGTTTTTGAGTTTTCCGCTTTCGTTTAACGACTTTCAGCCGCAATTTGTCCATTATTTCTCGCGCAATCTCCTGTTCCAGGCTATGCAAATGCTCGAGATCACTCGTGTATTCCTTTCCCCAGAGACTCGCGCCCGAAAGGACATCGACCAGCTCGGTTTGAATAATGAGTTGGCCTCCGCGGTGCACGAGACGCCCGGTCAATACCGCGCGCACATTCAACATTCGCCCAACCTGCACAGCGTCCACCATCTGGTCCTTATAACGGAAAACAGTGCTTCGAGCCATCACTTGAAGTTTTGGAAACTGAGAGAGCGTATGGATGATATTATCGGTGATTCCATCGACCAGATATTCCGATTCAGGATCGGGATTCATATCCAGAAATGGGAGAACCGCAAGTGAATCGATTCTTTTTCTGCTGGATGCGGTGGAAAGAGCTGCACCCGGTTGAATCTCTTTCAGTGCTTGCAGCAATTCTTCCACAGTTTGAAAACGGTCCCGTGGATCTTTTTCAAGACAGCGCCGGATCAAGAAATCCAGCTGCGGCGGGACTGTTGCATTCGAATCGAGAAGACCCGGAGCCGGATCCTTCAGAATCGATGCAATCGTTTCCACGGCGCTGGTGCTCCCAAACGGACGGCAACCTGCAAGAGTTTCATACAACACGCAACCGAAAGAGAAAATGTCACTACGAATATCCAGAGCAAGTCCGCGGACCTGTTCGGGTGACATGTAAGGAATGGTTCCGATCAACATACCAGGAGTGGTTTCTTGAAAAAGCGTGGCCGCTCTGCTGATATTCTCGTTTTCCGAAGTTGGCTCGGCATGCGCAAGCCCAAAATCCAGAATTTTTACTACACTATTAGTAGCTAGAAAGATGTTATCGGGTTTTAAGTCGCGATGGATGATTCCTTTTGAGTGCGCCGCGAAGAGTCCCTGCGCGACAGACACGCCGATTTCAAGCGCTTTTTTCCACTCCAGTACAGATTTACGGATGACCTCTGACAAAGTCTCTCCTTCGAGCAGTTCGGTAACAACATAAAAAAGCCCATGATCCGCGCCAACGTCGAACACAGTCAGTATGTTCGGATGCGACAGCGTTGCAAGCAGTTTGGCTTCGCGATCAAAGCGGGCAAGCAGGGCCGCATCTTTCGTCAGCTTTTCGGGCAGCACCTTTACCGCAACATCTCTCTCCAAACGCGTGTCCCGCGCGCGGTAAACTTCTCCCATTCCGCCCGCTCCCAGCGGCTCCAGAATCTCGTACGGACCAAGCCGTTTGCCCTTCTCTAACGACATAGATTAGATCTTAAAGTATAAATGAATCTTGGCGTGTTGGCGTCTTGGAGGTTAAAGATCTAATGGAGGAGCGATTGAATTTTCTCCAGAAACATCTTCATCGAAACCGGTTTTTGCAAAAAAGCTGAAGAATGATCCGACAAAGCTTCGCGAAGCACCGTATCCTCGGCGTAACCGGACATATATAACGTTTTTAGATGCGGGTAACGCTCACTCAACTTCTCGGAAAGCTCATGTCCACCGATGAATGGCATCACCATGTCGGTGATGAGCAGATCGATTTGCATGTTTTGATCGGTGCAGAGTTGTATCGCTTCAAAACCGTTTGAGGCCTGAAAAACGTTATAGCCTTGAAGATCCAACAGGGCACTGAGCGCGGATCGCACCGGCGCGTTATCATCCACCAGCAGGATGGTCTGGGATGCTGCAGGTCGAGTCTGAACGGTTCCAGCCGGATGTTCTTCCGCAAGATTGTGTTTTGAATGCAGCGGGACCTCAGGAAGATAAATTGTAAATGTGCTCCCTGAATTCGGTTGGCTCGTTACAAAAATATATCCACCGCTTTGCTTCACGATTCCGTAAACGCTCGAGAGCCCTAGGCCGGTGCCTTTGCCCACTTCTTTTGTCGTAAAAAAGGGTTCAAAGATTTTCAGTGGCGTCAGATCATCCATGCCTAAACCCGTATCGGTAACTGCCAGCGTTACATAGCTTCCCTCCACAATCCGGACATCCTCTAACTGCGATTCGGAACGGAATTCTTTCACAGTGGTCTGGAAAGTTAAACGGCCCCCCCTGGGCATTGCGTCTTTCGCATTCACGACAAGATTCATCACGACTTGTTCGATTTGATACGGATCAGCCTGGATCGTGCCAATGGACGGATCTAGATTCAAAACAATGGCAATGTCTTCACGAAGAAGACGCCGGATCATCGGTTCCATTTCGGTTAGTACTTGATTCAGATCAATGACTTTTGGAACCAGAACTTGTTTTCGACTGAAGGCCAGCAGTTGTCTGGTCAGGGCGGCTCCGGTTTCAGCCTGCTTCTTCACTTCAACAAGATTTCTTGCAATAGAGTCTTCCAATCCTGCGGTGGTAAGACTCAAATCACAATAACTCATAATGGCCATCAGAATGTTATTGAAGTCGTGCGCCACGCCACCGGCAAGACGTCCGATCGTTTCCATCTTCTGAAATTGAACCAGTTGAAGTTGCAGATCTTTTACGTGGGTTACGTCTCGCATAATTCCACGATAGCTTACGGCATTACCTTGCTCATCCAGTTCCGCAACGGAAGTCTCCAGGACCACGAGTCGCGTTCCATCTTTGCGTTTCAGTACTAATTCAAAATCCTTCACGTATCCGTCCCTTGCCAGAGTTTGTTCGTAAATAGGTCGCGTTTCAGGATGAACAAACAAATCCTTAACAATATCGATGCTTAAAAGCTCTTTTTTGGAGTCATAGCCAAAAAGAATTAATCCTGCCGTATTGATATCCAGAAAACGCCC
Coding sequences:
- a CDS encoding protein kinase; the encoded protein is MSLEKGKRLGPYEILEPLGAGGMGEVYRARDTRLERDVAVKVLPEKLTKDAALLARFDREAKLLATLSHPNILTVFDVGADHGLFYVVTELLEGETLSEVIRKSVLEWKKALEIGVSVAQGLFAAHSKGIIHRDLKPDNIFLATNSVVKILDFGLAHAEPTSENENISRAATLFQETTPGMLIGTIPYMSPEQVRGLALDIRSDIFSFGCVLYETLAGCRPFGSTSAVETIASILKDPAPGLLDSNATVPPQLDFLIRRCLEKDPRDRFQTVEELLQALKEIQPGAALSTASSRKRIDSLAVLPFLDMNPDPESEYLVDGITDNIIHTLSQFPKLQVMARSTVFRYKDQMVDAVQVGRMLNVRAVLTGRLVHRGGQLIIQTELVDVLSGASLWGKEYTSDLEHLHSLEQEIAREIMDKLRLKVVKRKRKTQKPTENTEAYQLYLKGRYFWNKRTLDGFRKSIDSFDDAIHLDPKFALAYAGLADAYSFMGGYGYFPSREAYTKAKEEAVKALELDPSLAEAHTSLATVKYRYDWNWKGAEESFRKALELNPGYITAHHWFGVFLVLTGRFKQGLAEVEKAAVLDPLSVVIQWTLGYIYFYSRDYDRALKACWRALELDPAFARVYIDIGLCYIQQSKNQEGIYEIQRGISLLDPSPSLLATLGYAYGILGQKEEAEKILDDLQEQSRRQYVSPYSFVLIYIGLDDRDHAFECLEKAFERREDALVSLKVNPRFDSLRSDARFDALLKRIGLS
- a CDS encoding response regulator, with product GRFLDINTAGLILFGYDSKKELLSIDIVKDLFVHPETRPIYEQTLARDGYVKDFELVLKRKDGTRLVVLETSVAELDEQGNAVSYRGIMRDVTHVKDLQLQLVQFQKMETIGRLAGGVAHDFNNILMAIMSYCDLSLTTAGLEDSIARNLVEVKKQAETGAALTRQLLAFSRKQVLVPKVIDLNQVLTEMEPMIRRLLREDIAIVLNLDPSIGTIQADPYQIEQVVMNLVVNAKDAMPRGGRLTFQTTVKEFRSESQLEDVRIVEGSYVTLAVTDTGLGMDDLTPLKIFEPFFTTKEVGKGTGLGLSSVYGIVKQSGGYIFVTSQPNSGSTFTIYLPEVPLHSKHNLAEEHPAGTVQTRPAASQTILLVDDNAPVRSALSALLDLQGYNVFQASNGFEAIQLCTDQNMQIDLLITDMVMPFIGGHELSEKLSERYPHLKTLYMSGYAEDTVLREALSDHSSAFLQKPVSMKMFLEKIQSLLH